CAGCCGGTCCCGCAGCGTCAGTGCCCGGCGGACGGCGGAGCGCCGGTCAAGGTCGTAGGTCTGCGCGAGCAGAACACAGGTCAGCCACTCCGAGCCCGGGAAGGCTATGTACCGGACCTCGAAACGCATGGGGCCGGCGACATCCCACAGCCCGGCCAGCCACACCTGTTCCGCCGCAGCCGCCTCTGCGGCGCCGACCCCCACCGGCCTGACCGGCTCGACCTCCGCGGCGGCCCAGGCCCAGTGGCCACCCGCGGCGCCGGAGACCACGTGGACGCCGTCATCTCGTCCGGTAGTCATCGCCGTCGTTCCCGCGACCGAACACGTTGCCGGTATCCGGCCCGGCCGGGGCGCTCGGCGGCCAGCTGGAGGCACGCTCGAAAGCCCACCCGGGCCCGCCTTCCGGTACCTCGCTCGGAGGCTGGGACGGAGGCGGCGGGAACGGCGGCGGTGGGAAGGCCTGCTGGTCAGCCGTGACGGGATCATGCTGCGGCAGCGGAGCGTACGTCGCCGCCTGGTGTGATGTGCCCGGCCAGCTCGGCCCCGACTGGTGGGCCTGCTGTGACGGTCGAGGCGCCGGCTGGACCAGAGGCGGCTGGACGAGAGGCGGCTGGAAGGGCGACGGTGCCATGCTCGGCGCCGTCGGAATGCCGCTGCGTTCCTGCGGGTGCGGGAAGCCGAACTCGAGCGGCACGTCGCGCTGCTCGTAGGCGACGAACAGCCCTTCCCGGCAGGCGGCGTGCACAGCCTCCCGCATGGCCCGTGGGCGCTCGGTGCGCAGCATGCGCAGTTCGGGACTGATGCGCCCGAGCACGCCAGCGAGGAGATCGGAATAGAACTGCCAGATCAACTGCCCGCCGCGGCGCGAGCGCCACATCATCCAGCCGAGATACAGGCTCGTGCCGTAGGCGAAGACCGAGACGTATGTGACGTAGAAGTTCTCCTGCAGCACGAGACGGTAGCGCACACCGTCACGCGGCGAACCGGTTTCGAACGGCCTCACCTCAAGACCGATCGGCATCCTGCGCATCCGAAGCGCGCCGGCGATCTGACTGTAGGTGGACGCCGCGCTGTCGGCCCGGTCAGCGAGAAGAACCCGCCATTCCGCGACCGGCTCGGGAACACGCATTCCCAGCAGCACCACAGCGAAGCTGACAACGGAAACCAGCGCTCCGAAGAGCATGAGGCCCGCGGCCGTGCTCTCGCTGCCAGCAACCGCCACGAACACCGCGAAAGCAAGGAAGATCAGGTAGATAATTGCGCTCGCGACGGCGGCGTTCAGCCCCATCCATACCAGCACCCGAACGCTCACGCTCTCGTCCAGAGCGGTTTCGACATCGCCATACCTGAGCGTCTTGTCGAGATATGCGACGTCAGAATTGCCGCCGTCCCAGCCTGGGACCGGCACCGCCCACCGTGGCGGCACATCCGACTGCGAACCCTGCTGATCGACCATTGTGGCCCCGTTCCACGTCAGTCGCTCCACCTGCGATCAGGCGATCCGGCCGCTGACGGACCGATCGCCGATGTCGCGACCTTACGTCCCTTTCTGAACACACTCGCCACGAGGGCCGGGTGAGCGGATTCGCACCGCCGGAAATTGTCAGACCGAGCACGGTCGAGGCCACCACCAAATACACCCGCGCGTTGCCGGCGGCGGACCCGAATGCCCGAAGCCCCACGCGGCGGCCCCGATCGGCGGCTTCCGTCCGTCGAACGCATGCCCGCAGGTCGCAGGCCCGGTAACCATCAAGGCCCTACGCACCCACGCCGAGCCGACACCCGAGCCGATCCGATGACGCCGCACAGCAACACCTGACCGGGGCAGAGCGCACCACGTTTGCCGAGTAGCTACCGGTAGGCCGCCGCGAGGGTTTCCGGTGGAGTTCGCAGGATATTCTCGCCGGCCTCCGGGTGGGTACGCCACGACGGATACTCCGCCGGCAGACAGGTGCAGGGCCCCGCCGACAGCTGCAGGGCCCGTCAGACATCGCGGCGTTCCAGGAGCGCCGCGCCGGCGAGCAGTGCGCCGGCGGCCCACAGTGCCAGGACCCCGAGGCCCGTCCAGGGGCCGATGTCGAGGTCGGCGCCGGTCGCCTGCACCGCGAGCCCGGCGCTCGCCGGGCCGATCTGGCGCAGGTGCCGTTGCCAGGCCGGGTCGGCGACCGCGGCGGTGACGACCGGCAGCACGTACAGGAGCGCGAGGACGGAGCCCACCCCGGCGGCGGAGCTGCGTACGCAGGTCACGATGCCGAGGCTCAGCAGTCCGATGAGAACCAGGTAGAGCACCGAGCCGACGGCCGGGCGCGCGGCGACGGCGTCCGCGGGCAGCGCCAGCCGGGCGGCCAGGAGGCAACCGGCCACCGCGATGGTCGCC
This is a stretch of genomic DNA from Parafrankia irregularis. It encodes these proteins:
- a CDS encoding ABC transporter permease; translation: MRYALRAEWTKACTSPGLPALLVTMVVSMVALSAAVAAATDPLPGTDLPKLGLTGVLLGQALVAVFGVLVMGDEYATGLVTVTLTAVPRRSCVLAAKAVVVAGVLAAAATIAVAGCLLAARLALPADAVAARPAVGSVLYLVLIGLLSLGIVTCVRSSAAGVGSVLALLYVLPVVTAAVADPAWQRHLRQIGPASAGLAVQATGADLDIGPWTGLGVLALWAAGALLAGAALLERRDV